GAAATTAAATGGGCACCGCTGACCCGTAGTATATCATGTAATTTGGTTCATTGAGAAGTGACAAACTCAATTGAACTCGGCAATCCCATCATCTATGATTCGCCACTAAAACTAAAAGCCTAAAATGGCGTCTCtcttatattcattttttattatttcgtGGGCAGGAGGTTCTATATTAATCTTGgtaatagagtttgaaaattttaattaaactaaCTGAAACACCTTGATGAGCCTCCGTTAAATCCATTGTTTCCATGTCCCTTGCAATTACGGTTTAATCAATGCTGTTCAATGAAATATGCAAAGAAAGTTCAACATTTTTTGGCAATCAAATGGATTGAGAGTCTTTGGCTATATTTCGTGATACAATAACTCTACCTCTCTTGTTTTGTCAATTGTATTGGATATGCTTTTGGAGTTTGTATAGTTTTCTGCCAATTCCATGCACAGCGTTGTCAAGCATGTAATTAAGTGCACCCAAAGCATAAAAAGTGCACATTTTTTCGTGAAGCAATAAGCACTAAAAAAGAATGCgcttttgattatttattttgcaAATATTCAATTTGTTAGAAAATATGATTTGGAagcctataaaaagaaaaatgattaggTCTGAACTGGTTAGAAATTACCATTGATTAGTTGTACAAACTCTATTGTTGATGTTCCGAATAGTCTAGCACACTACTTACAAGTATGTGCCCTCCCCCTTTTCTTCTTGGCttgaactttttaaattttttttttttttggcaaaaacAGACAAAACTGACTTGAAGTTTagaacaatttttaattttatatgaacAAGAAGAACATGCCCATTTAAATGGAATGACTTACCATTTTGAACAAAGGATTGATTTCCAATGCTCTTTGATTCTCCTGTATACAAACTACAGAACTCGCATTTAGTAGCTTAGCAATTTAGTcatattttttaagttaaagATACTTATCATTATTTTGCAAGTTAGTTATATTGTATTATCATCGAGGATTGAAAATCAAAGATCTTGCATAGTAGTATGTCTATCTAATAGACCCAAAGAACAAAATGACTTGATATGTATTCGAAGCTTTTCCCTAGGCTCCATGGAGCCTTTGTGCATTAGTACAGCTGGTGCACATTTAGCATGTGTATTGCCCTTGTGGTTTATCAAGCTTTGAGTCCTTCCAATAGTCACATATTTTTCATGTTGCAATAATTTCGGCTTGAACTTGCATCTGGATGAGGTTTGGGGCACTGATGCTTTATTTTCATGCTGTCTTTTAAATACCGAGTTCATTATCACCAGTATGCAATGGATTCTTGCTATATCTTTAATAATTGTTCTTTGAACTCTTCTATTTTCCCTTGCAGTTTCTATTTGTTGGGGTGCAACCCTTTCAACAAAATTTAATGTATCATCTGAGCTGGCTAGTTTCACTCTGTGTCAGCTGATTTATGCATGTGTGATCCTctttatatttgattataaaatgACAGTATATTCTTTCCACATTGAGAGAGCAGGTTCTCTGGGGTTTTTTAGTTTGTGGTGGCTGCTATTTATTGGCTATATTATTACATGTGATTTGTAACAGAATAAGATGTGATTTGTAACAGAGCAGTGGTTGTCTTGGATGCTATACCAAGTCCCCACTAACAAAATCAGTTGATGCGCCATCAAAAGGATTGCAGATTCAAGATCAGAAGGTGAAGAAACCTAGCATATTAGAGGATTTCTGGACCACCAGCACCTGGGATATGGACAACAGCGCCATTCAGTCACAAGGAAGCATCTCATCAATTAGTACAAACAACCAAGTTCTGGATCTGCATGGGGTTGCTGGCAGTGCTAACACCCCTTCTGAATATGTAAATCATGGTAAGTTTTCAATTCTCCTTGGATGGTCAGTAACTTTATAGAACTTATGAATCCATATATCTGGCATTGCTGTGGATCTTCACtctgttttttgtttccttttttgcCGGGTGCGTGGAGGAGAGTCTGTGTGCATCATTAGGACACCAATTAATATTTCAGAGAATGTCCCCTCACCACCCTTCATGCTGTAACTTTGCATATGCTTTTTGATTGGGTGTCCTCAGTTATTTGACATTGTAAACATTACTGCATGTTGCTCTTCCATTTGTCACGCGTTCACTTTGTGTGCGTATGCATGTGGCTGTTTTATGTTTTTGCTTATGTTGGACTTTTAACATTTATCTTAAATGGCTATAGGTCTTCTTCTCTGGAATCAGACTAGGCAGCGTTGGGTAGGAAATAAAAGATCTGAGATCAGGGGTCAACAGGCACGAGAACCCAAATTAAGGTGAGCTGCTctattttctgtttttggaaattttcaaataaacaagGGCATTATAATTGGAGATCTGAGGGCATAGCCTTTGAACCTCAAAtgatagttttatatatatataagtaaacgATATTATTAATAGAGATAGGCATATCCCAAATACACAaaatggtatacaagagataagacctatctaggtcgAAGTTTCcacaaga
This genomic interval from Carya illinoinensis cultivar Pawnee chromosome 2, C.illinoinensisPawnee_v1, whole genome shotgun sequence contains the following:
- the LOC122301121 gene encoding uncharacterized protein LOC122301121 isoform X2, with the translated sequence MGGCLGCYTKSPLTKSVDAPSKGLQIQDQKVKKPSILEDFWTTSTWDMDNSAIQSQGSISSISTNNQVLDLHGVAGSANTPSEYVNHGLLLWNQTRQRWVGNKRSEIRGQQAREPKLRIVGNSIDPRSSKG
- the LOC122301121 gene encoding uncharacterized protein LOC122301121 isoform X1; translated protein: MGGCLGCYTKSPLTKSVDAPSKGLQIQDQKVKKPSILEDFWTTSTWDMDNSAIQSQGSISSISTNNQVLDLHGVAGSANTPSEYVNHGLLLWNQTRQRWVGNKRSEIRGQQAREPKLSWNASYESLLGSNKPFSHPLPLAEMVDFLVDIWEQEGLYD
- the LOC122301121 gene encoding uncharacterized protein LOC122301121 isoform X3, whose product is MGGCLGCYTKSPLTKSVDAPSKGLQIQDQKVKKPSILEDFWTTSTWDMDNSAIQSQGSISSISTNNQVLDLHGVAGSANTPSEYVNHGLLLWNQTRQRWVGNKRSEIRGQQAREPKLRLGSSSTRP
- the LOC122301121 gene encoding uncharacterized protein LOC122301121 isoform X4, encoding MDNSAIQSQGSISSISTNNQVLDLHGVAGSANTPSEYVNHGLLLWNQTRQRWVGNKRSEIRGQQAREPKLSWNASYESLLGSNKPFSHPLPLAEMVDFLVDIWEQEGLYD